From the genome of Phreatobacter cathodiphilus, one region includes:
- a CDS encoding polysaccharide deacetylase family protein: MTSTAGRQGRGIADRPAATAGGERNLDGYGGRWPDLRWPNGARLAVSVNVNLEEGAEWQVGDGDPASERMGEVLSVVEPGTRDPGQEQIFAYGTRAGFWRMLEALDMRKLPATWLCCGRAVERSPALLTAIRASGHEAAVHGWRWRPHADYRSREAEAADLDRCIAAITAAGGERPAGFFCRGAESAWTRGLLIERGFLYTSNAFDDDLPYWDLSGTRPLVVVPYALDSNDMKFFHPNGFVRAGEMADYVDDALEVLLAEAARGLPRLLNIGYHLRIAGRPGRFAAFSRVLDRLAGLGDRVWVAPRAAIAGAFAAAVPAGS; the protein is encoded by the coding sequence ATGACATCGACCGCAGGCCGGCAGGGCCGCGGCATCGCCGACCGTCCCGCCGCCACGGCAGGCGGCGAGCGGAACCTCGACGGCTATGGCGGCCGTTGGCCGGACCTGCGCTGGCCCAACGGGGCGCGGCTCGCCGTCTCGGTCAACGTCAACCTCGAGGAAGGAGCGGAGTGGCAGGTCGGGGACGGCGACCCGGCGAGCGAACGCATGGGCGAGGTGCTCAGCGTCGTCGAACCGGGCACCCGCGACCCGGGCCAGGAGCAGATCTTCGCCTACGGCACCCGCGCCGGCTTCTGGCGCATGCTGGAGGCGCTGGACATGCGCAAGCTGCCGGCGACCTGGCTGTGCTGCGGCCGTGCCGTCGAGCGCTCGCCCGCCCTCCTCACGGCGATCCGCGCGAGCGGACACGAGGCGGCGGTGCACGGCTGGCGCTGGCGCCCCCATGCCGACTATCGCAGCCGCGAGGCGGAGGCCGCCGACCTCGACCGCTGCATTGCGGCGATCACGGCCGCGGGCGGCGAGAGACCCGCGGGCTTCTTCTGCCGGGGCGCGGAGAGCGCCTGGACCCGCGGGCTCCTCATCGAGCGCGGCTTCCTCTACACCTCCAACGCTTTCGACGACGACCTGCCCTACTGGGACCTGTCGGGAACCCGGCCGCTCGTCGTGGTGCCCTATGCCCTGGACTCCAACGACATGAAGTTCTTCCACCCTAACGGCTTCGTGCGCGCCGGCGAAATGGCCGACTATGTCGACGATGCGCTGGAGGTGCTTCTGGCGGAGGCGGCCCGCGGACTGCCGCGCCTGCTCAACATCGGCTATCACCTGAGGATCGCCGGCCGGCCCGGGCGTTTTGCCGCCTTCTCCCGCGTGCTCGACCGGCTCGCCGGCCTCGGCGACCGGGTCTGGGTCGCGCCGCGCGCCGCTATCGCCGGCGCCTTCGCCGCAGCCGTTCCCGCGGGGTCGTGA
- a CDS encoding ABC transporter ATP-binding protein: MASQQTAMARAAQPLTLDGVTHSYGAGLAVDNVTLEVKGGELVALLGPSGCGKTTLLRIVAGFIAQTNGKVIIGDRPIDELPPNRREIGIVFQNYALFPHMTVAENIAYGLAARGESRAVQTERVAEMLATVRMEGFADRKPRQLSGGQQQRVALARALAIRPRILLLDEPFAALDKNLRLDMQIEIKRLQRQFALTAIMVTHDQDEAMSIADRIAVMSQGRIEQLGSPVEIYDEPATLFVNNFIGSSNLLKGRVEAVTEGDCRVVLDAGATWTLPARGRFEPGAPVLVSVRPEQMVLEGEAAPDRLPVTLKLSLPIGGALIHDVTAAGGEQLKVAVPRRPGTLAAQPGEAFAALAPHARPSLFPAASS; the protein is encoded by the coding sequence ATGGCATCCCAGCAGACCGCGATGGCCCGGGCCGCGCAGCCTTTGACGCTGGACGGCGTGACCCACAGCTACGGCGCGGGCCTGGCCGTCGACAACGTCACGCTGGAGGTGAAGGGCGGCGAGCTCGTGGCCCTCCTCGGTCCCTCGGGCTGCGGCAAGACCACGCTTCTGCGCATCGTCGCCGGCTTCATCGCCCAGACCAACGGCAAGGTGATCATCGGCGACCGGCCGATCGACGAGCTGCCGCCGAACCGGCGCGAGATCGGCATCGTCTTCCAGAACTATGCGCTGTTCCCCCACATGACGGTGGCTGAGAACATCGCCTACGGTCTCGCCGCCCGCGGCGAGAGCCGCGCCGTCCAGACCGAGCGCGTCGCCGAGATGCTGGCGACGGTGCGCATGGAGGGCTTCGCCGACCGCAAGCCGCGCCAGCTCTCCGGCGGCCAGCAGCAGCGCGTGGCGCTCGCCCGGGCGCTGGCCATCCGGCCGCGCATCCTCCTGCTCGACGAGCCCTTCGCCGCCCTCGACAAGAACCTGCGCCTCGACATGCAGATCGAGATCAAGCGCCTGCAGCGCCAGTTCGCCCTCACCGCCATCATGGTCACCCACGACCAGGACGAGGCCATGTCCATCGCCGACCGAATCGCGGTGATGAGCCAGGGCCGCATCGAGCAGCTCGGATCGCCGGTGGAGATCTACGACGAGCCTGCGACGCTCTTCGTCAACAATTTCATCGGCTCCAGCAATCTCCTGAAGGGCCGGGTCGAGGCCGTGACCGAGGGCGACTGCCGCGTCGTGCTCGACGCGGGCGCCACCTGGACGCTGCCCGCCCGCGGGCGCTTCGAGCCCGGCGCCCCCGTGCTCGTCTCCGTGCGCCCCGAACAGATGGTGCTGGAGGGCGAGGCCGCTCCCGACCGCCTGCCCGTCACCCTCAAGCTCAGCCTGCCCATCGGCGGGGCGCTCATCCACGACGTCACCGCCGCCGGCGGCGAGCAGCTCAAGGTCGCCGTGCCG